In a genomic window of Gadus macrocephalus chromosome 9, ASM3116895v1:
- the snx22 gene encoding sorting nexin-22 isoform X3, whose product MLVQDNFPMIEVSIPSLEREVDESGKSTKLYRVDVLFNGRKHCVLRRHSEFQVLHRKLRKIVQIPDFPSKRNPHLRTKPVEQRRQELEDYIQDILYQYEDVPQELLDFLLLRHFHTGNKVNSMESLDDLDDKGFSYQLPHQRVLGFSEDPYITSCLSADVLLGLHSACCSSCPISS is encoded by the exons ATGCTGGTTCAGGACAACTTTCCGATGATTGAGGTGTCGATCCCCTCGCTGGAGCGGGAGGTGGATGAGTCGGGGAAATCCACAAAG CTCTATCGAGTAGACGTCCTGTTCAACGGGAGGAAGCACTGTGTGCTCAGAAGACACAGCGAGTTCCAGGTCCTCCACAGAAAA CTCAGGAAGATAGTGCAGATCCCCGACTTTCCCAGCAAGAGAAATCCTCACCTGAGAACCAAACCCGTGGAACAGAGAAGGCAGGAGCTAGAGGACTACATCCAG GACATTCTGTATCAGTATGAAGATGTGCCCCAGGAGCTCCTGGACTTCCTCCTCTTGAGACACTTCCACACGGGGAACAAGGTCAACAGTATGGA GTCCCTGGATGATTTGGACGACAAGGGTTTCAG CTACCAACTGCCTCATCAGCGTGTCCTGGGGTTTTCCGAAGACCCTTACATCACTAGCTGCCTCTCTGCAG ATGTTCTCCTCGGTCTCCATTCTGCCTGCTGCTCCAGTTGTCCCATTAGTAGTTGA